In a single window of the Novosphingobium sp. IK01 genome:
- a CDS encoding PilZ domain-containing protein has protein sequence MTDIDHRQSEDHRQVGRDSLFLMADVRLDGQDGEHRVRVRNLSAGGMMAEGAVRVVQGAPLAAHLRHVGWVAGVVAWVQDNRFGIAFAEPIDPKLVREPVAVHPTDEFAPRFVRPPIAQSEAGRLRKL, from the coding sequence ATGACAGACATCGATCATCGCCAATCGGAGGACCATCGCCAGGTCGGGAGAGACAGTCTCTTCCTGATGGCTGACGTGCGGCTGGACGGGCAGGACGGCGAGCATCGCGTGCGCGTGCGCAACCTGTCGGCAGGCGGCATGATGGCCGAAGGGGCTGTCCGCGTGGTTCAGGGCGCGCCGCTGGCCGCGCATCTGCGCCATGTTGGCTGGGTCGCGGGCGTGGTCGCCTGGGTTCAGGACAACCGCTTCGGCATCGCCTTTGCCGAGCCGATCGATCCCAAGCTCGTGCGCGAGCCTGTTGCCGTCCATCCGACCGACGAATTTGCCCCGCGCTTTGTGCGCCCCCCGATCGCCCAGTCCGAAGCGGGCCGCCTGCGCAAGCTCTGA
- a CDS encoding ABC transporter substrate-binding protein produces the protein MAKLSCHPTRPSARPVQPFSGGGWASRLVLAVALAGAGAGLSGCESKRHGPLPIALAGDETAFQTAGRLSPSAQVLRAATVEGLVGFDAEGRVIPAIAERWIVTDDGLSYIFRLREGIWPDGTPIDAASVVTALRRARASLAGRALGVDLAPIDDIRAMTDRVVEIDLTAPMPDLLTLLAQPELGLPRKRLGSGPLGLRRDGSTYPVLRAALSPIPPERRGLPAQDGFARSVRGLALEVEPMAQAVQRFNDGAVDVALGGTVDTLPLTTSNGLSRGNVQFDPVIGLYGLIVENADGFLSDPARREALALAIDRDGLVNAMGVGGWRATTRLVAPEVADDQGTVGERWAGTTLDQRRALARQRVQAWRAAGSSGAASAPVLRLAAPDGPGSRLVVGRLKADFAAIGVTLERVGEGERADLRLYDKVARYARVSWFLDQFACSVTPATCSVGGDVLVAQALGMHDPRARADLLAQAERAVTQANGFIPIAQPVRWSLVRSGMTGFAPNPWGWHSLVPFSQITK, from the coding sequence ATGGCCAAGCTGTCCTGCCATCCGACCCGCCCTTCGGCCCGTCCTGTGCAGCCCTTTTCGGGGGGAGGGTGGGCCTCGCGTCTGGTGCTGGCCGTGGCCCTGGCCGGGGCGGGGGCCGGGCTGAGCGGATGCGAGAGCAAGCGCCATGGCCCCCTGCCGATTGCGCTGGCTGGCGACGAGACCGCCTTCCAGACCGCCGGGCGCCTGTCTCCTTCGGCGCAGGTTTTGCGCGCGGCCACGGTCGAGGGGCTGGTTGGCTTCGATGCCGAAGGCCGCGTCATTCCGGCCATTGCCGAGCGCTGGATCGTCACCGACGACGGGCTCAGCTATATTTTCCGCCTGCGCGAGGGGATCTGGCCCGACGGCACGCCGATCGATGCGGCCAGCGTCGTCACCGCGCTGCGCCGCGCGCGGGCGAGCCTTGCGGGGCGGGCGCTCGGGGTCGATCTGGCGCCCATCGACGACATCCGCGCGATGACCGACCGGGTGGTGGAGATCGACCTGACCGCGCCGATGCCCGATCTGCTCACCCTGCTCGCCCAGCCCGAACTGGGCCTGCCGCGCAAGCGGCTGGGCTCCGGGCCACTGGGCCTGCGCCGGGATGGCTCCACGTATCCGGTTTTGCGTGCGGCTCTTTCGCCGATCCCGCCCGAGCGGCGGGGCCTGCCCGCGCAGGATGGCTTTGCCCGCAGCGTGCGTGGGCTGGCGCTCGAAGTCGAACCGATGGCGCAGGCGGTCCAGCGTTTCAACGATGGCGCGGTCGACGTGGCGCTGGGCGGCACGGTCGATACCCTGCCGCTCACCACTTCGAACGGCCTTTCGCGGGGCAATGTCCAGTTCGATCCGGTCATCGGGCTCTATGGCCTGATCGTGGAAAATGCCGACGGGTTCCTGTCTGATCCGGCCCGGCGCGAGGCGCTGGCGCTGGCCATCGACCGCGACGGACTGGTCAATGCCATGGGGGTGGGCGGCTGGCGTGCGACCACGCGGCTGGTTGCGCCCGAGGTGGCCGACGACCAGGGCACGGTGGGCGAGCGCTGGGCCGGCACCACGCTCGACCAGCGCCGGGCCCTTGCGCGCCAGCGCGTTCAGGCCTGGCGCGCCGCCGGATCTTCGGGCGCGGCCAGCGCGCCGGTCCTGCGTCTGGCCGCGCCCGACGGGCCTGGTTCGCGTCTGGTGGTGGGGCGGCTCAAGGCCGATTTCGCCGCCATCGGGGTCACGCTCGAACGGGTGGGCGAGGGGGAGCGGGCCGACTTGCGGCTTTACGACAAGGTGGCCCGCTATGCCCGCGTGAGCTGGTTTCTCGACCAGTTCGCCTGCTCGGTGACACCCGCGACATGCAGCGTGGGCGGCGATGTTCTGGTGGCGCAGGCGCTGGGTATGCACGATCCCCGTGCGCGGGCCGACCTGCTGGCCCAGGCCGAGCGCGCGGTGACCCAGGCCAATGGTTTCATCCCCATCGCGCAGCCCGTGCGCTGGTCGCTCGTGCGCAGCGGTATGACCGGTTTTGCCCCCAACCCATGGGGGTGGCACAGCCTGGTCCCGTTCTCGCAAATCACGAAATAA
- a CDS encoding rhodanese has product MLLAASGPAVAQQAEPFDAQGYRSARFRAPVDRDPAPALPITTAQARALHPGRDALFLDVLPAAGARRDPRTGAWTLAEPHETIAGALWFPETGFSPPEPALWRALDAAVARFARRHPGRPVVVFCRADCWMSWNVARRLARALASGRAGREGAAPPVRWFDEGIEGWVEAGGTLVAASPVPVPDAP; this is encoded by the coding sequence GTGTTGCTTGCGGCCAGCGGGCCTGCGGTGGCGCAGCAGGCGGAGCCTTTCGATGCGCAAGGCTATCGCAGCGCCCGCTTTCGCGCACCGGTGGACCGTGATCCGGCCCCGGCCTTGCCGATCACCACGGCGCAGGCGCGCGCGCTCCATCCGGGCCGCGATGCGCTGTTTCTCGATGTCCTGCCCGCCGCCGGGGCGCGGCGTGATCCCCGCACCGGGGCATGGACGCTGGCCGAGCCGCACGAGACGATTGCGGGCGCGCTGTGGTTTCCCGAGACCGGGTTCAGTCCGCCCGAGCCGGCGCTCTGGCGCGCGCTTGATGCGGCGGTTGCGCGTTTTGCCCGCCGCCATCCGGGGCGCCCGGTGGTGGTGTTCTGCCGTGCCGATTGCTGGATGAGCTGGAATGTTGCGCGGCGACTGGCCCGGGCTTTGGCGTCAGGCCGGGCCGGGCGAGAGGGGGCCGCTCCGCCCGTCCGCTGGTTCGATGAAGGGATCGAGGGGTGGGTCGAAGCGGGGGGAACGCTTGTTGCCGCCAGCCCTGTTCCCGTGCCAGATGCGCCGTGA
- a CDS encoding HAD family hydrolase, with amino-acid sequence MSRPLVISDCDEVLLHMVAPFKAWVEANHGVHFSLQTNNFAAAMRHADDGRAVEPARIWQLLDGFFDTQMHAQPAIAGAVEAVGAISDRADFVILTNLGHSYREARTRQLADLGIHARVFTNQGPKGPALKAILEEYKPSRALFIDDLPEHHHSAASLTPEVMRLHLCGEPLLAPHIDCAHKAGHAHARIDSWDHALPWVMAQLDEDVRPA; translated from the coding sequence ATGAGCCGTCCGCTGGTGATCAGCGATTGCGATGAAGTGCTGCTGCACATGGTCGCGCCGTTCAAGGCCTGGGTGGAGGCCAACCACGGCGTCCACTTCTCGCTCCAGACCAACAATTTCGCCGCCGCGATGCGCCATGCCGATGATGGCCGCGCGGTCGAGCCGGCGCGGATCTGGCAGTTGCTCGACGGTTTCTTCGACACCCAGATGCATGCCCAGCCCGCGATTGCCGGGGCGGTCGAGGCGGTGGGCGCAATATCCGACCGGGCCGACTTCGTGATCCTGACCAATCTCGGGCACAGCTACCGCGAGGCGCGCACCCGGCAACTGGCCGATCTGGGCATCCATGCGCGGGTCTTCACCAACCAGGGCCCCAAGGGCCCGGCGCTCAAGGCCATTCTCGAAGAGTACAAGCCCTCGCGCGCGCTGTTCATCGACGACCTGCCCGAGCATCATCATTCCGCCGCCAGCCTCACCCCCGAGGTGATGCGCCTGCACTTGTGCGGCGAGCCGCTGCTTGCCCCGCATATCGATTGTGCGCACAAGGCGGGCCATGCCCATGCCCGGATCGACAGCTGGGACCATGCCCTGCCCTGGGTCATGGCCCAGCTCGATGAAGATGTCCGGCCTGCGTGA
- a CDS encoding SGNH/GDSL hydrolase family protein produces MKRAVLLPGLWLGPSLALLAGLPSPAIAAQQSPEPQAAPAPATPVPSVQLLAVPTGPTAMVPEPCTPTRTGGYDWGNLCRYQKADRQVAPPVRAVFLGDSITEWWLTTAPALFAGGGLIDRGIAGQTSPQILLRFYQDVVRLHPRVVHIMCGTNDVAGNTGPTSPDEYAANILAMVDLARANGISVVLGSVLPSGGFNWRAGMKPAAQIAALNVWLKDLARTRGLVYADYYSAMATPEGAMKPGLSGDGVHPNAAGYAIMEPIARAALAEAEAQSAAR; encoded by the coding sequence ATGAAGCGGGCAGTTCTGTTGCCGGGCCTGTGGCTGGGCCCATCCCTTGCCCTGCTGGCGGGGCTGCCCTCCCCCGCGATTGCTGCGCAGCAATCGCCCGAACCGCAGGCAGCCCCTGCTCCGGCCACACCGGTCCCCAGCGTGCAATTGCTGGCCGTCCCCACCGGGCCGACCGCGATGGTGCCCGAGCCCTGCACGCCCACCCGCACGGGCGGCTATGACTGGGGCAACCTGTGCCGCTACCAGAAGGCCGACCGTCAGGTCGCGCCGCCGGTGCGCGCGGTGTTTCTGGGCGATTCCATCACCGAATGGTGGCTGACGACCGCGCCCGCGCTGTTTGCCGGGGGCGGCCTGATCGACCGTGGTATCGCCGGACAGACCAGCCCGCAGATCCTCCTGCGCTTCTATCAGGACGTGGTGCGGCTTCACCCGCGCGTGGTCCACATCATGTGCGGCACCAACGACGTGGCGGGCAACACCGGCCCGACCAGCCCCGACGAATATGCCGCCAATATTCTGGCCATGGTCGATCTGGCGCGGGCCAACGGGATTTCGGTGGTGCTGGGCAGCGTGCTGCCCTCGGGCGGCTTCAACTGGCGCGCGGGGATGAAGCCCGCCGCCCAGATCGCCGCGCTCAACGTCTGGCTGAAGGACCTCGCCCGCACGCGCGGCCTCGTCTACGCCGATTACTACAGCGCGATGGCCACGCCCGAAGGCGCGATGAAGCCGGGCCTGTCGGGCGACGGGGTCCACCCCAATGCCGCAGGCTATGCGATCATGGAACCGATAGCCCGCGCCGCGCTGGCCGAAGCCGAAGCTCAATCCGCCGCGCGGTAA
- the dksA gene encoding RNA polymerase-binding protein DksA, giving the protein MAGVLGDEIDVLAKARRAMPGDYVPSDDEVYMSEQQLDYFRRLLLEWKKSILSASAGTLSALQDGPLREPDLNDRASSETDWGIELRTRDRQRKLIAKIDSAMRRIDEGEYGFCEVTGEPIGLGRLIARPIATMTVEAQEAHERREKISRDM; this is encoded by the coding sequence ATGGCTGGGGTCTTGGGTGACGAAATTGACGTGTTGGCAAAGGCCCGCCGGGCCATGCCGGGTGATTACGTTCCGAGTGACGACGAAGTCTACATGAGCGAGCAGCAGCTCGACTATTTCCGCCGTCTCCTGCTCGAATGGAAGAAGTCCATTCTGTCGGCATCGGCGGGCACGCTGTCCGCGCTTCAGGATGGTCCGCTGCGCGAGCCCGATCTCAACGATCGCGCTTCGAGCGAAACCGATTGGGGCATCGAACTGCGCACGCGCGACCGCCAGCGCAAGCTGATCGCCAAGATCGACTCGGCCATGCGCCGCATCGACGAAGGGGAATACGGTTTCTGCGAAGTGACCGGCGAACCCATCGGTCTGGGGCGTCTGATCGCCCGTCCGATCGCCACGATGACCGTCGAGGCGCAGGAAGCGCACGAGCGTCGCGAAAAGATCTCGCGCGATATGTGA
- a CDS encoding quinoprotein dehydrogenase-associated SoxYZ-like carrier, translating into MLPADPLRSPMWENHAAWLFGTAPVRFDDMVTLLMPEVTENQHVFPITVDARAVPGVQRIVVLMDLNPLPLAIDHAPQGGRGYVALRVKLDQRTPVRAAALDGQGLWHVAGRWIDAAGGGCSAPPVSRVKGDWAQHLGEMRGGLWRESGAAPGDWRARVCVRHPMDTGFVDSIPAYNLETMTVTDARGTALGKMTINGSVSEDPAFTLILPGDARPPFAIHMADSNGRLFDGMLHPQEPAQ; encoded by the coding sequence GTGCTTCCCGCCGATCCCTTGCGCTCGCCGATGTGGGAGAACCACGCGGCCTGGCTGTTCGGCACGGCGCCTGTCCGCTTCGACGACATGGTGACCCTGCTCATGCCCGAGGTCACCGAAAACCAGCACGTCTTCCCCATCACCGTCGATGCGCGCGCCGTGCCCGGCGTGCAGCGCATCGTCGTGCTGATGGACCTCAACCCGCTGCCGCTGGCCATCGACCATGCCCCGCAAGGCGGGCGGGGCTATGTCGCGCTGCGCGTGAAGCTCGACCAGCGCACGCCCGTGCGCGCCGCCGCGCTCGATGGCCAGGGCCTCTGGCATGTTGCCGGGCGCTGGATCGATGCGGCGGGCGGGGGCTGCTCGGCCCCGCCGGTCAGCCGCGTCAAGGGCGACTGGGCGCAGCATCTGGGCGAAATGCGGGGCGGCCTCTGGCGTGAATCCGGGGCGGCACCGGGAGACTGGCGGGCGCGCGTGTGCGTGCGCCACCCGATGGACACCGGCTTCGTGGATTCGATTCCGGCCTACAACCTCGAAACCATGACCGTGACCGACGCGCGCGGCACCGCGCTGGGCAAGATGACGATCAACGGCTCGGTCAGCGAGGACCCGGCCTTTACCCTGATCCTGCCCGGAGACGCCCGCCCGCCCTTCGCGATCCACATGGCCGACAGCAATGGCCGCCTGTTCGACGGCATGCTGCACCCGCAGGAGCCCGCCCAATGA
- the spt gene encoding serine palmitoyltransferase, with protein sequence MTDLFSKFDPLIEQRRALLSTGVTDPFNLVMEKVISPTVAMCNGRETILLGTYNYMGMTFDPDVIAAGKKALDEFGSGTTGSRVLNGTYAGHRAVEDALKDFYGMEHAMVFSTGYQANLGIISTMAGKGDYVVLDIDSHASIWDGCKMGDAEIVPFKHNDIEAMEKRLKRIPEGAGKLVVLEGVYSMLGDIAPLKEMIAIAKAHGAMVLVDEAHSMGFIGPNGRGVAEEQGVLDQVDFVIGTFSKSVGTVGGFCVSNHPKFEILRLVCRPYVFTASLPPSVVHTAATSIRKLMHAADKRAHLWENSKVLHAGLTQRGFKLGTETPQSAIISVIMPDLERGAMMWEALLHEGLYVNLARPPATPAGMTLLRCSLCAAHSADQVQTIIGMFERAGKAVGII encoded by the coding sequence ATGACCGACCTGTTCTCCAAGTTCGATCCGCTGATCGAACAGCGCCGCGCGCTGCTTTCCACCGGGGTCACCGATCCGTTCAACCTGGTGATGGAAAAGGTGATCTCGCCCACCGTCGCGATGTGCAACGGGCGCGAGACGATCTTGCTCGGCACCTACAACTACATGGGCATGACCTTCGACCCCGACGTGATCGCGGCGGGCAAGAAGGCGCTCGACGAGTTCGGCTCGGGCACGACCGGCAGCCGCGTGCTCAACGGCACTTATGCCGGGCACCGCGCGGTCGAGGATGCGCTCAAGGATTTCTATGGCATGGAGCATGCCATGGTCTTCTCGACCGGCTACCAGGCCAACCTCGGCATCATCAGCACGATGGCGGGCAAGGGTGACTATGTCGTGCTCGACATCGACAGCCACGCCTCGATCTGGGACGGCTGCAAGATGGGCGACGCCGAGATCGTCCCCTTCAAGCACAACGACATCGAAGCCATGGAAAAGCGCCTCAAGCGCATTCCCGAAGGCGCGGGCAAGCTGGTCGTGCTCGAAGGCGTCTACTCGATGCTGGGCGACATCGCCCCGCTCAAGGAGATGATCGCGATCGCCAAGGCGCATGGCGCGATGGTGCTGGTCGACGAGGCGCACTCGATGGGCTTCATCGGCCCCAACGGGCGCGGCGTGGCCGAAGAGCAGGGCGTGCTCGACCAGGTGGATTTCGTGATCGGCACGTTCTCCAAGTCGGTCGGCACGGTCGGCGGCTTCTGCGTGTCGAACCACCCCAAGTTCGAGATCCTGCGCCTCGTGTGCCGTCCTTACGTGTTCACCGCCTCGCTGCCCCCCAGCGTGGTCCACACGGCGGCCACCTCGATCCGCAAGCTGATGCACGCGGCCGACAAGCGCGCGCATCTGTGGGAAAACTCCAAGGTGCTCCACGCCGGGCTGACCCAGCGCGGCTTCAAGCTGGGAACGGAAACGCCCCAGAGCGCGATCATCTCGGTGATCATGCCCGATCTCGAACGCGGCGCGATGATGTGGGAGGCCCTGCTTCACGAAGGGCTCTACGTGAACCTCGCGCGTCCGCCGGCAACGCCTGCGGGCATGACCCTGCTGCGCTGCTCGCTCTGCGCCGCGCACAGCGCCGATCAGGTCCAGACGATCATCGGCATGTTCGAACGCGCCGGCAAGGCCGTGGGGATCATCTGA
- a CDS encoding DUF3572 domain-containing protein, which translates to MPDPQELALAALGWVLAEGGRADRFLALTGLTPDSLRAGLGSGEAGQRAVLAGVLDFLCAYEPDLVAAAQALDVPPQVLAAAREKLG; encoded by the coding sequence GTGCCCGATCCGCAAGAGCTGGCACTGGCCGCGCTGGGCTGGGTGCTGGCCGAGGGCGGGCGGGCCGACCGGTTCCTCGCGCTCACGGGGTTGACCCCGGACAGCCTGCGCGCCGGCCTTGGCAGCGGGGAAGCCGGGCAGCGTGCGGTGCTGGCAGGCGTGCTCGATTTTCTCTGTGCCTATGAACCCGACCTGGTCGCTGCGGCCCAGGCTCTCGACGTTCCCCCGCAAGTTCTGGCCGCCGCACGGGAGAAACTGGGATGA
- a CDS encoding RidA family protein: MTVSIDARLAELGLELPVAAAPVAAYVPTVLAGGLLHVSGQLPFVDGKLVTGRLGEDVSLEDGTAAAKACGLMLLAQAKAALGSLDRIEQVVKLGVFINSAGTFTDQPKVANGASELMVAVFGDAGRHARSAVGVPVLPLGAAVEVDAVFAVSAA; this comes from the coding sequence ATGACCGTTTCGATTGATGCCCGCCTTGCCGAACTGGGCCTCGAACTGCCGGTGGCTGCGGCCCCCGTGGCGGCCTATGTGCCCACCGTGCTGGCGGGCGGGCTGCTGCATGTCTCGGGCCAGCTCCCCTTCGTCGATGGCAAGCTGGTGACCGGCCGTCTGGGCGAGGATGTCAGCCTCGAAGACGGCACCGCCGCTGCCAAGGCTTGCGGCCTGATGCTGCTCGCGCAGGCCAAGGCCGCGCTCGGCTCGCTCGACCGCATCGAACAGGTCGTCAAGCTGGGCGTCTTCATCAATTCGGCGGGCACTTTCACCGACCAGCCCAAGGTCGCCAATGGCGCCTCGGAACTGATGGTGGCGGTGTTCGGTGATGCGGGCCGCCATGCCCGCAGCGCCGTGGGCGTGCCGGTGCTGCCGCTCGGCGCCGCGGTGGAAGTCGATGCTGTCTTTGCTGTTAGCGCTGCTTGA
- a CDS encoding GNAT family N-acetyltransferase: protein MTLVARVEQSVGGIAPEDWDRLAGHDNPFTTHAFLTALEESGSVGGGSGWIPLPVLIDDPEGRPAAALPAYLKQHSQGEYVFDQGWADAWERAGGDYYPKLQISVPFTPATGPRLLCGDHPELALPLLRAAEAVVDQNGLSSAHATFIAPGQVPVFEEAGWLLRNDLQFHWTNRGYGSFDDFLAALSSGRRKNLRKERAAAQAGVRIERLTGRAIRPEHWDAFWDFYQDTGARKWGRPYLTRAAFDLIGARMADRVLLVMAFDEAQQPVAGALNFIGADTLYGRYWGCLVDKPFLHFELCYYQAIDAAIELGLARVEAGAQGQHKLARGYEPVRTWSAHYIADHGFRRAVAEFLDRERAGIAQGQIELAGQAPYRKGG, encoded by the coding sequence ATGACTCTGGTCGCGCGGGTCGAACAGTCGGTGGGGGGCATCGCGCCCGAAGACTGGGACCGGCTGGCAGGCCATGACAACCCGTTCACCACCCATGCCTTCCTGACCGCCCTTGAGGAATCGGGCAGCGTGGGTGGGGGCAGCGGCTGGATCCCGCTTCCCGTGCTGATCGACGATCCCGAAGGGCGCCCGGCGGCGGCGCTTCCGGCCTATCTCAAGCAGCACAGCCAGGGCGAATATGTGTTCGATCAGGGCTGGGCCGATGCCTGGGAGCGCGCCGGGGGCGATTATTATCCCAAGCTCCAGATCAGCGTGCCCTTCACCCCCGCGACCGGCCCGCGCCTGCTTTGCGGGGACCATCCCGAACTGGCCCTGCCACTGCTGCGCGCGGCCGAGGCGGTGGTCGACCAGAACGGCCTGTCCTCGGCCCATGCCACGTTCATCGCGCCCGGACAGGTGCCGGTGTTCGAGGAGGCGGGCTGGCTTTTGCGCAACGATTTGCAGTTCCACTGGACCAATCGCGGCTATGGCAGCTTCGACGATTTCCTCGCCGCGCTCTCGTCGGGGCGGCGCAAGAACTTGCGCAAGGAGCGCGCCGCCGCGCAGGCGGGCGTGCGGATCGAGCGGCTGACCGGCCGCGCGATCCGGCCCGAACACTGGGACGCGTTCTGGGATTTCTATCAGGACACCGGCGCGCGCAAATGGGGCCGCCCCTATCTCACGCGCGCGGCTTTCGACCTGATCGGCGCGCGGATGGCCGACAGGGTGTTGCTGGTCATGGCGTTTGATGAGGCGCAGCAGCCGGTGGCAGGCGCGCTCAACTTCATCGGCGCCGATACGCTCTATGGCCGCTATTGGGGCTGTCTGGTCGACAAGCCCTTCCTGCATTTCGAATTGTGCTATTATCAGGCCATCGATGCGGCGATCGAACTGGGCCTCGCCCGCGTGGAAGCGGGCGCGCAAGGGCAGCACAAGCTGGCACGCGGCTATGAGCCGGTGCGGACCTGGTCGGCCCACTACATTGCCGATCATGGTTTCCGGCGGGCCGTCGCCGAATTTCTCGACCGCGAAAGGGCGGGCATCGCGCAAGGCCAGATCGAACTGGCCGGACAGGCCCCCTATCGCAAGGGCGGGTAA
- a CDS encoding EthD family reductase → MATVIVSYPIHEGARFDAAYYTATHIPLAEKAWGPLGLIGAEVLFPAGPQPWAATVLLRFADQAAIDAALASPEAPAVMADIANFTDIVPVLYRAAD, encoded by the coding sequence ATGGCTACCGTGATCGTCAGCTACCCCATCCACGAAGGTGCCCGTTTCGATGCGGCCTATTATACCGCGACGCATATTCCGCTCGCCGAGAAGGCCTGGGGGCCGCTGGGCCTGATCGGGGCCGAAGTGCTGTTTCCGGCAGGCCCGCAGCCCTGGGCGGCGACGGTGCTGTTGCGCTTTGCCGACCAGGCGGCGATCGACGCGGCGCTGGCCAGCCCGGAAGCCCCGGCGGTGATGGCCGATATCGCCAACTTTACCGACATCGTTCCCGTGCTTTACCGCGCGGCGGATTGA
- a CDS encoding acyl carrier protein, whose amino-acid sequence MDRAATAEKIAELVGPFNKKGITISEATTFAGDLEWDSLTVMDFVAAIEDEFDIIISMNQQAEIETYGQLIDAVTKLQG is encoded by the coding sequence ATGGACCGCGCCGCCACTGCCGAAAAGATCGCCGAACTGGTCGGCCCCTTCAACAAGAAGGGCATCACCATCAGCGAGGCCACGACCTTTGCCGGCGATCTGGAATGGGACAGCCTGACGGTGATGGATTTCGTCGCCGCCATCGAGGACGAATTCGACATCATCATCAGCATGAACCAGCAGGCCGAGATCGAGACCTATGGCCAGCTGATCGACGCCGTCACCAAGCTTCAGGGTTGA
- a CDS encoding glycerophosphodiester phosphodiesterase family protein — MLSLLLALLERFVLPVRANARAGWLSGSIYAHRGLHGPGVPENSLLAARAAVARGFGIECDVQRSHDGQAVVFHDWTMERLTGRTGAVREVPSTELAHTALLDETGAPVAGETVPSLRALLDVIDARVPLLIEVKSRDSARIVPLCLAVNRCLEGYLGPVAVMSFDPRVTGWFARYAPHVVRGLVISDEGRRTLLARARRHLALWHARPQFLAYDLADIDNPVVRLARRRGVPVLTWTVRTPDDARRAAAYADAPIAEGAVLHLPDHTGPDHAGPDHAEQATAS, encoded by the coding sequence ATGCTGTCTTTGCTGTTAGCGCTGCTTGAGCGCTTTGTGCTGCCGGTCCGGGCGAATGCACGGGCCGGTTGGCTGAGCGGATCGATCTATGCACACCGGGGTCTTCATGGCCCCGGTGTGCCCGAAAATTCGCTGCTGGCCGCGCGGGCAGCGGTTGCGCGGGGCTTTGGCATCGAATGCGATGTCCAGCGCAGCCACGACGGGCAGGCCGTGGTTTTCCACGACTGGACGATGGAGCGCCTGACCGGACGGACCGGCGCCGTGCGCGAGGTACCCTCGACCGAACTGGCCCACACCGCCCTGCTCGACGAGACCGGCGCGCCTGTCGCGGGTGAAACCGTGCCGAGCCTGCGGGCCCTGCTCGATGTGATCGACGCCCGCGTGCCGCTGCTGATCGAGGTGAAAAGCCGGGACTCGGCGCGGATCGTGCCGCTGTGCCTTGCGGTGAACCGCTGCCTTGAAGGCTATCTCGGGCCGGTTGCGGTGATGAGTTTCGACCCGCGCGTGACCGGCTGGTTCGCCCGCTATGCGCCCCATGTCGTGCGTGGTCTGGTGATCAGCGACGAGGGCAGGCGGACTTTGCTGGCGCGCGCCAGGCGTCATCTTGCACTCTGGCATGCCCGGCCCCAGTTTCTGGCTTATGATCTTGCCGACATTGACAATCCCGTCGTGCGTCTGGCGCGTCGGCGCGGGGTGCCCGTGCTGACCTGGACCGTGCGCACGCCCGACGATGCGCGCCGTGCCGCTGCCTATGCCGATGCGCCGATTGCCGAAGGGGCGGTCCTGCACTTGCCCGACCACACAGGGCCCGACCATGCGGGGCCCGATCACGCAGAACAGGCCACAGCATCATGA
- a CDS encoding response regulator yields MAKRILVVEDNDLNRKLFCDLLVANGFTVEPVADGREAIERARQFVPGLVIMDIQLPNVSGLELIEALKADPTLRPIPVLAVTAYAGKGDEERIREAGAEGYLAKPVSIGPFMQAVMKLV; encoded by the coding sequence GTGGCAAAAAGAATTCTGGTTGTCGAGGACAACGACCTCAACCGCAAACTGTTCTGCGACCTGCTGGTCGCCAACGGCTTCACGGTCGAACCCGTGGCCGATGGCCGCGAAGCAATCGAGCGCGCGCGCCAGTTCGTGCCGGGGCTGGTGATCATGGACATCCAGCTCCCCAATGTCTCGGGGCTGGAGCTGATCGAGGCGCTCAAGGCCGACCCCACGCTGCGCCCGATCCCGGTTCTGGCGGTCACCGCCTATGCCGGCAAGGGCGACGAGGAACGCATCCGCGAGGCGGGCGCCGAAGGCTATCTGGCCAAGCCGGTTTCCATCGGCCCGTTCATGCAGGCGGTGATGAAGCTGGTGTAA